A DNA window from Mycobacterium sp. IDR2000157661 contains the following coding sequences:
- a CDS encoding glutamate--cysteine ligase 2 — protein MATHPTIGVEEEFLLVDPANGEPVALNAAVAKEAQNRGVKLQLELTTCQVETTSDVVGTSRELREQLLRLRRVAAEAAEAAGARLLAAGLPPTVPHSFPITDTPRYREIGDKFGMIAHEQGICGCHVHVAVPSREAAIRVSNRLRPWLPSLLALAANSAVYRNADTGHASWRSVLWARWPSAGPPPHFDSADEYDAVVAMLQHAGAMLDDGMVYWDVRPSKNFPTVEVRVADVPATVADTVLLAALTRAAVMTALDDERRGEPVAPLAAHALKAAYWKSARDGLEGNAVDLMEGHDCIPARTLLDRLVEHVRPALEATGDYDLVFDELHRVAEQGNGAMRQRRAWGRRHDVSDVLAEMATATLAGV, from the coding sequence ATGGCCACCCACCCCACGATCGGCGTCGAAGAGGAGTTCCTGCTCGTCGACCCCGCGAACGGTGAACCCGTCGCGCTCAACGCCGCCGTTGCCAAGGAGGCACAGAACCGCGGCGTGAAGCTGCAGCTCGAGCTGACCACGTGCCAGGTGGAGACCACCAGCGACGTCGTCGGCACCAGCCGCGAACTGCGTGAACAACTGCTGCGCCTGCGGCGGGTCGCCGCCGAGGCCGCCGAGGCCGCCGGCGCCCGGCTGCTGGCCGCGGGGCTGCCGCCGACTGTGCCGCACTCGTTCCCGATCACCGACACACCCCGGTACCGCGAGATCGGCGACAAATTCGGGATGATCGCTCACGAGCAGGGCATCTGCGGTTGCCACGTGCACGTCGCGGTGCCCAGCCGGGAGGCGGCGATCCGGGTCAGCAACCGGCTGCGGCCCTGGCTGCCGTCGTTGCTGGCGCTGGCGGCGAATTCTGCGGTGTACCGCAATGCCGACACCGGCCACGCCAGCTGGCGCAGTGTGCTGTGGGCCCGGTGGCCGAGCGCGGGCCCGCCGCCGCACTTCGATTCGGCCGACGAATACGACGCGGTGGTGGCGATGCTGCAGCACGCAGGCGCCATGCTCGACGACGGCATGGTCTATTGGGACGTGCGCCCGTCGAAGAACTTCCCGACGGTGGAAGTGCGCGTCGCCGACGTGCCCGCGACCGTCGCCGACACCGTCCTGCTGGCGGCGCTGACTCGCGCGGCGGTGATGACCGCGCTCGACGACGAGCGACGGGGAGAGCCGGTCGCACCGCTCGCTGCGCATGCGTTGAAGGCCGCCTACTGGAAGTCCGCGCGCGACGGTCTCGAGGGCAATGCCGTGGACCTGATGGAGGGCCACGACTGCATACCCGCGCGGACGCTGTTGGACCGCCTCGTCGAGCACGTCCGGCCGGCGCTGGAGGCGACGGGCGACTATGACCTGGTGTTCGACGAACTGCACCGCGTTGCGGAGCAGGGCAACGGCGCAATGCGGCAACGGCGGGCGTGGGGTCGCCGCCACGACGTCTCCGACGTGCTGGCCGAGATGGCGACGGCGACCCTGGCGGGCGTCTAG
- a CDS encoding NAD(P)H-dependent amine dehydrogenase family protein, with the protein MAIKVAAIGTGNVGRHALTQLINDPQYELTAVWVSSDAKAGRDAGELAGLDVSTGVVATTDLDEVLTTGPQCAVYTAMADNRLPDALEDYRRILAAGVNVVGSSAVFLQYPWQVLPEEMVKPIEEATQQGSSTVFVNGIDPGFANDLLPLALAGTCQSIEQIRCMEIINYDTYDSATVMFDVMGFGKPLDEIPMLLQPGVLSLAWGSVVRQLAAGIGIELDEVTETHVREPAPEDFDIASGHIAKGTAAALRFEVQGRKDRRVAVVLEHVTRLRDDLHPDWPQPAQEGGSYRIEITGEPSYALDLCLSSPNGDHNHAGLVATAARVVNAIPAVVAAPPGIRTTLDLPLITGKGLYAVG; encoded by the coding sequence ATGGCGATCAAAGTCGCGGCCATCGGCACCGGCAACGTCGGAAGGCACGCGTTGACACAGCTCATCAACGACCCGCAGTACGAGCTGACCGCCGTGTGGGTGTCCTCGGATGCGAAGGCCGGTAGGGACGCCGGTGAACTCGCCGGGCTCGATGTCTCGACTGGCGTGGTTGCGACCACCGACCTCGACGAAGTGCTGACCACCGGGCCGCAGTGCGCCGTCTACACCGCGATGGCCGACAATCGGCTGCCCGACGCCCTCGAGGACTACCGCCGCATCCTGGCTGCCGGTGTCAACGTCGTGGGCAGCAGCGCCGTGTTCCTGCAGTACCCGTGGCAGGTGCTACCCGAGGAAATGGTCAAACCGATCGAGGAAGCCACCCAACAGGGGTCTTCGACCGTATTCGTCAACGGCATCGATCCCGGCTTCGCCAACGACCTGCTGCCGCTGGCGCTGGCGGGCACCTGTCAGAGCATCGAGCAGATCCGGTGCATGGAGATCATCAACTACGACACCTACGACAGCGCGACGGTCATGTTCGACGTGATGGGCTTCGGCAAGCCGCTCGACGAGATCCCCATGCTGCTGCAGCCGGGCGTGCTCAGCCTGGCCTGGGGCTCGGTGGTGCGCCAACTCGCCGCGGGCATCGGCATCGAACTCGACGAGGTGACCGAAACCCATGTGCGCGAACCGGCGCCCGAGGATTTCGACATCGCCTCCGGCCACATCGCCAAGGGCACTGCGGCCGCGCTGCGTTTCGAGGTCCAGGGCCGCAAGGACCGCAGGGTGGCCGTCGTCCTCGAACACGTCACGCGACTGCGCGACGATCTGCATCCCGATTGGCCGCAACCGGCTCAGGAGGGCGGCTCCTACCGCATCGAGATCACCGGTGAACCGTCCTACGCCCTCGACCTCTGCCTGAGCAGCCCGAACGGCGATCACAACCACGCGGGACTCGTCGCCACGGCCGCCCGCGTCGTCAACGCGATCCCCGCGGTGGTGGCGGCCCCGCCGGGGATCCGGACGACGCTCGACTTGCCCCTGATCACCGGAAAAGGGTTGTACGCTGTGGGATGA
- a CDS encoding sigma-70 family RNA polymerase sigma factor — protein sequence MTLVSPVARLPLVTTDLEELLRQVAQQDVEAFATLYDRTRARVYGLVTRVLRDPGYSEETTQDIYLQVWRTAKDYDPAIGSPLGWLMTLAHRRAVDRVRSEQASSQRESRYGAANIDLPSDHVADSVILRDERRQVADCLGSLTDMQRECIQLAYYDGLTYAQVSERLSANLATIKSRMRDGIRGLRKCLGIA from the coding sequence ATGACGCTTGTGTCGCCGGTGGCTAGGCTACCGCTCGTGACAACCGACCTCGAGGAGCTGCTTCGCCAGGTGGCCCAGCAGGACGTCGAGGCGTTCGCCACGCTGTACGACCGGACGCGGGCCAGGGTGTACGGCCTGGTGACACGCGTGCTGCGCGACCCCGGTTACAGCGAGGAGACCACGCAGGACATCTACCTCCAGGTATGGCGCACGGCGAAGGACTACGACCCCGCCATCGGCTCGCCGCTGGGCTGGCTGATGACGCTGGCACACCGTCGCGCGGTCGACCGCGTGCGCTCCGAGCAGGCGTCGAGCCAGCGCGAGTCGCGCTACGGCGCCGCCAACATCGACCTGCCGTCCGACCATGTGGCCGATTCGGTGATCTTGCGCGACGAACGCCGGCAGGTGGCCGACTGCCTGGGCTCGCTGACCGATATGCAGCGCGAGTGCATCCAGTTGGCGTATTACGATGGGCTGACGTACGCCCAAGTGTCCGAACGATTGTCGGCGAATCTTGCGACAATCAAATCGCGGATGCGCGACGGTATCCGCGGACTGCGAAAGTGCTTGGGGATCGCATGA
- the ku gene encoding non-homologous end joining protein Ku, which produces MRSIWKGSIAFGLVNVPVKVYSATQDHDVKFHQVHAKDFGRIRYKRVCELDGEVVEYRDIARAYESDDGQTVIITDEDIATLPEERSREIEVLEFVPAGDIDPMMYDKSYFLEPEGKSSKSYVLLTKTLKETDRVAIVHFALRNKTRLAALRVQDFSKRDVMIIQTLLWPDEIRDPDFPVLDKEVDIKPAELKMAGQVVDSMTDDFNPDRYHDDYQQQLQELIQAKLEGGEAFTTEEQPQELDETEDVSDLLAKLEASVKARREGRGGSDGSDGSDDKPAKKAPAKKSAAKKTPVKKAASKSAAKKTPAQKTAKKAAAKK; this is translated from the coding sequence ATGCGTTCCATATGGAAAGGCTCGATCGCCTTCGGCCTGGTGAACGTGCCGGTCAAGGTGTACAGCGCGACGCAGGACCACGACGTCAAGTTCCATCAGGTGCACGCCAAGGACTTCGGGCGCATCCGGTACAAACGCGTCTGCGAACTCGACGGGGAGGTCGTCGAGTACCGCGACATCGCCAGGGCCTACGAGTCCGACGACGGCCAGACGGTCATCATCACCGACGAGGACATCGCGACACTGCCCGAGGAGCGCAGCCGCGAGATCGAGGTGCTGGAGTTCGTGCCGGCCGGCGACATCGACCCGATGATGTACGACAAGAGCTACTTCCTCGAGCCCGAGGGCAAGTCGTCGAAGTCGTATGTGCTGCTGACCAAAACCCTCAAGGAGACCGACCGCGTCGCGATCGTGCACTTCGCACTGCGCAACAAGACCCGGCTCGCGGCGCTGCGGGTGCAGGACTTCAGCAAGCGCGATGTGATGATCATCCAGACCTTGTTATGGCCCGACGAGATCCGCGATCCCGATTTCCCGGTGCTGGACAAGGAAGTCGACATCAAGCCGGCCGAGCTGAAGATGGCCGGCCAGGTCGTCGACTCGATGACCGACGACTTCAACCCCGACCGTTACCACGACGACTATCAGCAGCAACTGCAGGAGTTGATCCAGGCGAAACTCGAAGGCGGCGAGGCGTTCACCACCGAGGAGCAACCGCAGGAGCTCGACGAGACCGAGGACGTCTCGGACCTGTTGGCCAAGCTGGAGGCCAGCGTCAAGGCCCGACGTGAGGGCCGGGGCGGTTCCGATGGCTCCGATGGCTCTGACGACAAGCCCGCCAAGAAGGCTCCCGCGAAGAAGAGTGCGGCCAAGAAGACGCCGGTGAAGAAGGCCGCCTCGAAGTCGGCGGCGAAGAAGACGCCGGCCCAGAAGACGGCGAAGAAGGCCGCCGCCAAGAAGTAG
- a CDS encoding DUF1365 domain-containing protein: MKGSHLYRTRITHLRRAPVHHYFEHQGYSWYVDIDHLPQVPLWLRPFAQFDPNDHFEGAPTDTLRQRIDAFLRSKDVDLGGGRVTALLQARVLGYVFNPVSLFWCHDADGVLRSVVMEMHNTKGKRHAYLLPPGPNQVSMTPKKLRVSPFNGVEGYYLVRAPYPGDELDVTVSLHRDNEPAFIATLRGTRRQANVREVLRLQTVAPLAPLMTALEFRVQNLTLWLRRVPVARRLEQVSETRSPAPALVGQSGESR; this comes from the coding sequence GTGAAAGGCTCGCACCTTTACCGGACGCGGATCACGCACCTGCGACGTGCCCCGGTACACCACTACTTCGAGCACCAGGGCTACAGCTGGTACGTCGACATCGACCACCTGCCCCAGGTGCCGCTGTGGCTGCGCCCGTTCGCCCAGTTCGACCCGAACGACCACTTCGAGGGCGCGCCGACCGACACCCTGCGCCAGCGGATCGACGCATTCCTGCGGTCCAAGGACGTGGACCTGGGCGGCGGCCGGGTCACGGCCCTGCTGCAGGCGCGGGTGCTCGGGTATGTGTTCAACCCGGTGAGCCTGTTCTGGTGTCACGACGCTGACGGCGTCCTGCGCAGCGTCGTGATGGAGATGCACAACACCAAGGGCAAGCGGCACGCCTACCTCCTGCCGCCGGGGCCGAACCAGGTCTCGATGACGCCGAAGAAGCTGCGCGTATCGCCGTTCAACGGGGTCGAGGGCTACTACCTGGTGCGGGCGCCCTATCCCGGCGACGAGCTGGACGTGACCGTTTCGCTGCACCGCGACAACGAGCCCGCGTTCATCGCGACCCTGCGCGGAACCCGCCGCCAGGCCAACGTCAGAGAGGTGTTGCGGCTTCAGACGGTGGCACCGCTGGCACCGCTGATGACCGCACTCGAATTCCGCGTCCAGAACCTGACCTTGTGGTTGCGCCGGGTCCCGGTGGCCCGACGGCTCGAGCAGGTGTCCGAAACTCGTTCGCCCGCACCTGCTTTAGTCGGCCAGAGCGGCGAATCGCGATAA
- a CDS encoding Nramp family divalent metal transporter: MVQPNDVRLRPSWVLLGPAFVAAIAYVDPGNVAANVSAGAQFGFLLVWVIVAANAMAFLVQYLSAKLGLVSGLSLPEAVGRRMGRRSRLAYWLQAELVAMATDLAEVVGGAIALYLLFDLPLLTGGVITGAVSLALLLIKDRHGQKMFERVITGLLAIIAIGFLTSLFVAPPPVAEVAGGLVPMFAGTESVLLAAAMLGATVMPHAVYLHSGLARDRHGQPEAGPDRRTMLRVTRWDVGLAMVVAGAVNLSMLLVAATNLQGQANTDSIEGAHAAVQSTLGPTVALLFAIGLLASGLASSSVGAYAGAMIMQGLLRRRIPLLLRRLVTLLPALAILAIGTDPSRALVLSQVVLSFGIPFALIPLIRLTSDRSLMGDDANHRVTTTLGWAVAGLISLLNVVLIYLTVAG; this comes from the coding sequence GTGGTACAGCCGAACGACGTGCGTCTGCGGCCGAGCTGGGTGCTGCTCGGCCCCGCCTTCGTCGCCGCGATCGCCTATGTCGACCCCGGGAACGTGGCGGCCAACGTCAGCGCGGGCGCGCAGTTCGGGTTCCTGCTGGTCTGGGTGATCGTCGCGGCCAACGCGATGGCCTTTTTGGTGCAGTACCTGTCGGCGAAGCTGGGGCTGGTGAGCGGACTGTCCCTGCCCGAGGCCGTCGGCAGGCGGATGGGGCGGCGCAGCCGGTTGGCGTACTGGCTGCAGGCCGAATTGGTAGCCATGGCAACCGATCTCGCCGAGGTCGTCGGCGGCGCGATCGCGCTGTACCTCCTGTTCGATCTCCCGTTGCTCACCGGGGGCGTGATCACCGGGGCGGTCTCGCTGGCACTGCTGCTGATCAAGGACCGCCACGGCCAGAAGATGTTCGAGCGGGTGATCACCGGCCTGCTGGCAATCATCGCGATCGGTTTCCTCACCAGCTTGTTCGTCGCCCCGCCCCCCGTCGCCGAGGTCGCCGGCGGGCTCGTGCCGATGTTCGCAGGCACCGAGAGTGTGCTGCTCGCCGCGGCGATGCTCGGCGCGACGGTCATGCCGCACGCGGTGTATCTGCACTCAGGCCTGGCGCGGGACCGCCACGGTCAGCCCGAGGCCGGCCCGGACCGGCGCACCATGCTGCGCGTCACCCGCTGGGACGTCGGCCTCGCCATGGTCGTCGCCGGCGCGGTCAACCTGTCGATGCTGCTGGTCGCCGCCACGAACCTGCAGGGCCAGGCGAACACCGACTCCATCGAGGGCGCGCACGCCGCGGTGCAGAGCACCCTGGGCCCGACCGTCGCGCTGCTGTTCGCGATCGGGTTGCTGGCGTCGGGGTTGGCGTCGTCGTCGGTGGGCGCCTACGCGGGCGCGATGATCATGCAGGGCCTGCTGCGCCGCAGGATCCCGCTGCTGCTGCGGCGACTGGTCACCCTGCTGCCCGCGTTGGCGATCCTGGCGATCGGCACCGACCCCAGCCGGGCGTTGGTGCTCTCCCAGGTGGTGCTGTCATTCGGCATCCCGTTCGCCCTGATTCCGCTGATCCGGCTGACCAGCGACCGCAGCCTGATGGGCGACGACGCCAACCACCGCGTCACCACGACGCTGGGCTGGGCGGTGGCCGGGTTGATTAGTCTCTTGAACGTGGTGCTTATCTATCTGACCGTCGCTGGATAG
- a CDS encoding anti-sigma factor — protein sequence MTEPMNTDLVALAAPYALHAMPESERADVERRIAAAPPAVAQAFAGEVRAVRETMAVLSAATAVEPPHDLRDRVMAEIHGAETGAATEASVTELRPRAKRWQKVLLSAAAVLAVGAGALGVGMAMQPAPTPSAAEEIFAAPDVRTVSGDIPGGGTATVVFSREKDAGVLVMNNVSPPQPGTVYQMWLVDGQGPHPAGTMDAKAIAPSTTAVLPDLGDSRTLAFTVEPPGGSQRPTGQPFAALPLT from the coding sequence ATGACCGAGCCGATGAACACCGACCTCGTGGCGCTGGCGGCGCCCTATGCGCTGCACGCCATGCCCGAATCAGAACGCGCCGACGTCGAGCGCCGCATCGCGGCCGCGCCCCCGGCCGTCGCGCAAGCATTCGCCGGCGAGGTGCGCGCGGTGCGCGAGACCATGGCGGTGTTGTCGGCCGCCACCGCCGTCGAGCCACCGCACGACCTCCGCGACCGCGTCATGGCCGAGATCCACGGCGCCGAGACCGGGGCCGCGACCGAGGCGTCGGTCACCGAACTGCGTCCACGCGCCAAGCGCTGGCAGAAGGTGTTGTTGTCAGCCGCGGCGGTGCTCGCGGTGGGCGCCGGCGCGCTGGGGGTGGGCATGGCCATGCAGCCCGCACCCACCCCGTCGGCCGCCGAGGAGATCTTCGCCGCCCCCGACGTGCGCACCGTGTCCGGTGATATCCCCGGCGGCGGCACCGCGACCGTGGTGTTCTCTCGCGAAAAGGACGCCGGGGTGCTGGTGATGAACAACGTGTCCCCGCCCCAACCCGGCACCGTGTACCAGATGTGGCTGGTCGACGGGCAAGGACCGCACCCGGCGGGAACCATGGACGCGAAGGCGATCGCGCCGTCGACCACGGCGGTGCTGCCCGACCTCGGTGATTCACGGACGCTGGCGTTCACCGTCGAACCGCCCGGCGGTTCCCAGCGGCCGACCGGTCAGCCGTTCGCCGCGCTGCCCCTGACCTAG
- a CDS encoding GAF and ANTAR domain-containing protein, giving the protein MAQSRELDLAQRMAELARSSAAPKRVEEVLEDVTATAQELIPGADTAGVLLLARGGKFESLATTSDMPHRLDELQMQFNEGPCVQAAVDDLIVRTDDFRHEQRWPKYSAACVERGVLSGLSFKLYTSSRTAGALNLFAYQPNAFTPEDETIGVILAAHAAAALLASRQSEQLESALSTRDRIGQAKGIIMERYGVDDMRAFDMLKQLSQDSNTKLTDIAQRVIDTRIDK; this is encoded by the coding sequence ATGGCGCAGTCGCGTGAACTTGATCTGGCTCAGCGGATGGCAGAGCTGGCCCGGTCGTCCGCTGCCCCGAAAAGGGTGGAGGAAGTCCTGGAAGATGTCACCGCCACGGCTCAGGAGCTGATCCCGGGTGCGGACACGGCCGGTGTGCTGCTGCTGGCCAGGGGCGGCAAGTTCGAGTCACTGGCGACGACGTCGGACATGCCGCATCGGCTCGACGAATTGCAGATGCAGTTCAACGAGGGGCCCTGTGTCCAGGCGGCGGTCGACGATCTGATCGTGCGCACCGACGACTTCCGGCACGAACAGCGCTGGCCGAAGTACTCCGCCGCATGCGTCGAACGGGGCGTGCTGTCGGGTCTGTCGTTCAAGCTGTACACCAGCTCTCGCACTGCGGGTGCGCTCAACTTGTTCGCCTACCAACCCAACGCCTTCACCCCCGAGGACGAGACGATCGGTGTGATCCTCGCGGCGCACGCCGCCGCGGCGCTGCTGGCGAGCCGGCAGAGCGAACAGCTCGAGTCGGCCCTGTCGACTCGGGACCGCATCGGCCAGGCCAAGGGCATCATCATGGAGCGCTACGGCGTCGACGACATGCGGGCGTTCGACATGCTCAAACAGCTGTCGCAGGACAGCAACACCAAGCTGACCGACATCGCCCAGCGTGTCATCGACACGCGAATCGACAAGTGA
- a CDS encoding TIGR03621 family F420-dependent LLM class oxidoreductase, translating into MRRDFRFGVGLQAARRQQSVQDWARRVEDMGYDIVHMADHLYTTAPFPMMTALAMATDRLKVGTFVLNAGFYRPALLARDVTSLRDLSGGRFELGLGAGYVKEEFEQAELPYPSAGQRVKWLRHVTEHMAEHAPDVPILIAGNGDKLLTLAAQRAHIIGLTGGAPISRESDPLADRVAFVRRAAGDRFGDLELNLAVTAMPTDDSGRADLSITRRFLPHLSDVELLSTPAVLSGSTKEIADTIRGYRETYGVTYITVQQRHAEPFAKVIAELR; encoded by the coding sequence GTGAGGAGAGACTTCCGGTTCGGCGTCGGGTTGCAGGCCGCACGCCGGCAGCAGTCCGTGCAGGACTGGGCGCGCCGCGTCGAGGACATGGGCTACGACATCGTGCACATGGCCGACCATCTCTACACCACCGCGCCGTTCCCGATGATGACGGCGCTGGCGATGGCCACGGACCGGCTGAAGGTCGGCACGTTCGTGCTCAACGCCGGCTTCTACCGGCCGGCACTGCTGGCCCGCGACGTCACGTCGCTGCGCGACCTCAGCGGCGGGCGATTCGAGCTCGGGCTGGGCGCGGGGTACGTCAAAGAGGAGTTCGAGCAGGCCGAGCTGCCGTACCCGTCGGCCGGACAGCGGGTGAAGTGGTTGCGGCATGTGACCGAGCACATGGCCGAACACGCCCCCGACGTGCCGATCCTGATCGCGGGCAACGGCGACAAGTTGCTGACCCTGGCCGCACAGCGGGCCCACATCATCGGCCTCACGGGAGGTGCGCCGATTTCACGGGAGTCCGATCCGCTGGCCGACCGCGTGGCGTTCGTCCGTCGTGCGGCCGGCGACCGGTTCGGCGACCTCGAACTGAACCTAGCCGTGACCGCGATGCCCACCGATGACTCCGGCCGGGCCGACCTGTCCATCACCCGCCGGTTCCTGCCACACCTGTCCGACGTCGAGTTGTTGAGCACTCCGGCGGTGCTGTCCGGATCGACGAAGGAGATCGCCGACACGATCCGCGGTTACCGCGAGACCTACGGCGTCACCTATATCACCGTGCAGCAGCGGCACGCCGAGCCGTTCGCCAAGGTGATCGCCGAACTGCGCTGA
- a CDS encoding poly-gamma-glutamate hydrolase family protein — MWAGHSYFAYGSNLCVQQMALRCPDAVNPRPATLADHDWLINQRGVATVEPFDGSQVHGVVWELSDHDLATLDSAEGVPLRYRRDRLTVHTGDGPAEAWVYIDHRVDPGPPRPGYLERIIDGATHHGLPARWVEFLRRWDPANWPSRSANTDSSAPQSLSELLSHPGVIEDSVLRSRFGFLAIHGGGLEQMTDVIARRAADAAGASLYVVHHPDRYPYHLSSARYLTRESQRLAEFCDHVDVAVSLHGYGRIGRSAQLLAGGGNRDLAHHLARHIAVPGYQVVTDLDAIPVELRGLHPDNPVNRVRLGGAQLELSARVRGLSPRSQLPSDDGLTPATSGLVQGLVTAAHAWK, encoded by the coding sequence ATGTGGGCTGGGCACAGCTACTTCGCGTACGGGTCGAACCTGTGCGTGCAGCAGATGGCGCTGCGCTGCCCGGACGCGGTCAACCCGCGGCCGGCCACGCTCGCCGATCACGACTGGCTGATCAACCAGCGTGGGGTCGCCACGGTCGAACCCTTTGACGGCTCCCAGGTGCACGGCGTCGTGTGGGAGCTGTCGGACCACGACCTGGCGACGCTCGACAGCGCAGAAGGCGTCCCGCTGCGCTACCGCCGCGACCGCCTCACCGTGCACACCGGCGACGGACCCGCCGAAGCCTGGGTCTACATCGACCACCGCGTCGATCCGGGTCCGCCCCGGCCGGGCTATCTGGAGCGCATCATCGACGGCGCCACCCACCACGGCTTGCCTGCGCGCTGGGTCGAGTTCCTGCGCCGATGGGATCCCGCGAACTGGCCCAGTCGCTCGGCGAATACCGATTCGTCTGCACCGCAATCACTTTCGGAGCTTCTCAGCCATCCCGGTGTCATCGAGGACAGCGTATTGAGGTCGCGCTTCGGCTTCCTCGCCATTCACGGCGGCGGCCTCGAGCAGATGACCGACGTGATCGCACGCCGCGCCGCCGACGCGGCGGGCGCCTCGCTGTACGTGGTGCACCACCCCGACCGCTACCCGTACCACCTGTCTTCGGCCCGCTACCTGACGCGGGAATCGCAGCGGCTCGCGGAGTTCTGCGACCACGTCGACGTCGCGGTGTCGCTGCACGGCTACGGACGGATCGGCCGCAGCGCCCAACTGCTGGCCGGTGGGGGCAATCGCGACCTGGCGCACCATCTCGCCCGCCACATCGCGGTGCCCGGCTACCAGGTCGTCACCGACCTCGACGCCATCCCGGTCGAACTGCGCGGTCTGCACCCCGACAACCCGGTCAACCGGGTCCGCCTCGGCGGGGCGCAACTCGAGCTCTCGGCGCGGGTGCGCGGCCTGAGCCCCCGCAGCCAGTTGCCGAGCGACGACGGCCTGACACCGGCGACATCGGGGCTGGTGCAGGGGCTCGTCACCGCGGCGCACGCCTGGAAGTGA
- a CDS encoding SDR family oxidoreductase, producing the protein MILDRFRLDDHVAVVTGAGRGLGAAMAVAFAEAGADVVIASRTKAQLEEVAERVGATGRTAHIVVADLARPDDTATLAAAAVEAFGKLDIVVNNVGGTMPNALLSTSTKDLRDAFTFNVATAHALTTAAVPLMLEHSGGGSIINITSTMGRLAGRGFAAYGTAKAALSHYTRLAALDLCPRIRVNAIAPGSILTSALDIVASNDELREPMEKATPMRRLGEPDDIAAAAVYLASPAGSYLTGKTLEVDGGLTMPNLDMPIPDL; encoded by the coding sequence GTGATTCTTGACAGATTCCGACTGGACGACCACGTCGCAGTGGTCACCGGTGCGGGCCGCGGACTCGGTGCCGCGATGGCGGTGGCATTCGCGGAAGCCGGTGCAGACGTTGTGATCGCGTCGCGGACCAAGGCCCAACTCGAGGAGGTCGCCGAGCGGGTCGGCGCCACCGGACGCACGGCGCACATCGTCGTCGCCGACCTCGCCCGCCCCGACGACACCGCCACGTTGGCCGCCGCCGCGGTCGAGGCGTTCGGCAAACTAGACATCGTCGTGAACAACGTCGGTGGAACCATGCCGAATGCACTACTGAGCACGTCCACCAAGGACCTGCGCGACGCGTTCACGTTCAACGTCGCCACCGCGCACGCGCTGACGACGGCCGCCGTCCCGTTGATGCTCGAGCACTCCGGTGGCGGCAGCATCATCAACATCACATCGACGATGGGCCGGCTGGCCGGGCGCGGCTTCGCGGCCTACGGCACCGCCAAAGCGGCGCTTTCCCACTACACCCGACTGGCCGCGCTGGACCTGTGCCCGCGCATCCGCGTCAACGCGATCGCGCCGGGGTCGATTCTCACGTCGGCCCTCGACATCGTCGCGTCCAACGACGAACTGCGCGAGCCCATGGAGAAGGCCACCCCGATGCGAAGACTGGGCGAACCCGACGACATCGCCGCAGCGGCGGTGTATCTCGCGTCCCCCGCGGGCAGCTACCTGACCGGCAAGACCCTCGAGGTCGACGGCGGCCTGACGATGCCGAACCTCGACATGCCCATCCCGGATCTGTGA